The genomic stretch ATACAAGAAGTGCTTTTCTATGGTCATCTTCTTGAAGCTCTAAGCTTGCCTTGAAAATTTCTTTGAAAATATGTTGAATTGTTGATGCTTCAAATGGTCCGTTATGATTTGCTAAAATGTGATTTAACGATTCACGCTCACGAACTGGATCAAAACGTTTCACACCTTGTGTACCTTTTAATTCTCCAATTTCTTTTGCAATCTCACCACGTTTATTTAATAATTCTAAAATTTCTAAATTTAATTGATCGATTTGTCCACGTAATTGCTCTAAAGTTTTTGTCATTGTTAAAACCCTCCTAGATTTTGTATGTTTTTTAGTAACTTACTACAGGTCCGCTGAGTGCGGAATATACAAAAAGTCCCTACTGATTGTGTCAGTAGGGACGAATTGATCGCGGTACCACCCTAATTGCAAGCAGATGCTTGCCTCTTCATTATGATAACGGCTATGCCGCTTTTGCTATGCAAAAGTAAGCTCCAAGAATGTAATTCACAACTAGTTTTTGTTCTGACTCGCACCGACCGTCAGCTCTCTGAAACAGGGAAACACGTTGCTACTATGCTCTTTTCATCGCTTTTTTCATTATTTAATTTTCGATAGGGCAGTAAATACAAAAAGTCCCTACTGATCTCACCCTCAAGGTAAGGTCAGTAGGGACGAATTAATCGCGGTACCACCCTAGTTGCAAGCATTTACTTGCCTCTTCATTACGATAACGGCTATGCCGTCTTTTCCTACTAAGAAAAGATGCTCAAGGAATGTACTTCGAATGGTTTTTGTTCTGACTCGCACCGACCGTCAGCTCTCTGAAACAGGGAAACCTTTTCTACTATTGCTCCTATCAACGCTCAATATAACTATGTATGTGTGTTTAAACGTTTGTCTTAACGTTTAGATGATGTTGTGTGATGTTGATTTGTATTATGAATGGTTTTATCTAAATCGTCAATACTTTTTTAGATTTTTTTTCAAAATCTCTCCCATTCTTTTTTCCATACAATTCCTTAAACCATTGAAACACAAGCATATAAAACGCTTTCAATAAACTTATTTTTTTTATAAATAATACTGTTTTTTATCATTCACCTATAAAAAAAAGACCTCAAATGTGAGGCCTAGCTTAAGCAAGAAAAATAGCACCATAGGCCAGAGCACCTACAATAACAATCGCTGGATGAACACGTAGCTTCTCCATTAGTACAAAACTTGCAATAATTAAAAATAACGTCTGCCATATCCCTGAATCTACATAGGAACTTGAAAAGAAATCATAAGCCATAACTCCAAGTAGAACAGCAATAACGGGACGAATAAAATTTGTCATTTTCTTTACGTTTGGTGAATCCTTGTACTTATACAAGATCCGCAACAAGACAACTAAGAGTATGACAGAAGGAGCAA from Bacillus sp. 1780r2a1 encodes the following:
- a CDS encoding chromate transporter; the protein is MIYWQLFMAFFVSNILGYGGGPASIPLIQKEVVDRYGWLTVNEFSEMLAIGNALPGPIATKMAGFIGYQEAGILGAFVSLLATIAPSVILLVVLLRILYKYKDSPNVKKMTNFIRPVIAVLLGVMAYDFFSSSYVDSGIWQTLFLIIASFVLMEKLRVHPAIVIVGALAYGAIFLA